The following proteins are encoded in a genomic region of Diabrotica virgifera virgifera chromosome 1, PGI_DIABVI_V3a:
- the LOC126883620 gene encoding ankyrin repeat, PH and SEC7 domain containing protein secG-like yields MFGLITIYLTVKVVFTKITTYFADLKAAKQKPLLDIHIAAYQGDIEAVRNAVKHGGNIYAKCKTNFANKPIHTAAERGHPIIIDYFLQQGVPIDIVNNAGETPLHLAALYNKTQAMEFLISNGANIHKKDNCKRTALHLAAMSGSANSLCLLIKHGANLDGQDLYGWSPLHNQIKAVNFFLKQGIPADFETVHGYTLLHAACRYGIYYKHTGCF; encoded by the coding sequence ATGTTTGGTTTAATCACAATTTATTTGACTGTAAAAGTAGTATTCACGAAAATTACGACATATTTTGCAGACCTCAAAGCTGCAAAACAGAAGCCTTTACTGGATATACATATTGCAGCGTACCAAGGAGACATTGAGGCAGTCAGGAATGCAGTAAAACATGGAGGAAATATCTACGCCAAATGTAAAACAAACTTTGCAAATAAACCAATTCATACTGCTGCGGAGCGTGGACATCCTATCATCATAGATTATTTTTTACAACAAGGAGTACCTATAGATATCGTGAATAATGCCGGAGAGACACCTTTACACCTTGCTGCTTTATATAATAAGACTCAAGCGATGGAATTCCTGATCTCAAACGGAgcaaatatacataaaaaagataaCTGCAAGCGTACTGCTCTTCATTTGGCTGCAATGAGTGGTAGCGCTAATAGTTTATGTCTTCTAATTAAACATGGAGCTAACTTGGACGGTCAAGATCTTTATGGTTGGTCTCCATTACACAACCAAATAAAAGCAGTCAACTTTTTTCTTAAACAGGGGATACCTGCAGATTTTGAAACAGTACATGGTTACACTCTCTTACATGCAGCTTGTAGgtatggtatatattataaacatacagggtgtttctaa
- the LOC126893344 gene encoding protein FAM200A-like — translation MIPEEPSGLAEAILEHRSNTEASIQFESKPNLSSFWMSKAAKAFKITHEETVKKLLPFGTTYLYEQGFSTLMNIKTKNRNRLNAEDCIQIGLTSKSPNLEAIVSNMKQHHFSKT, via the coding sequence ATGATACCAGAAGAACCTTCCGGTTTGGCAGAAGCTATTCTTGAACATCGATCTAATACTGAAGCAAGTATTCAATTTGAGAGTAAACCAAATCTGTCGTCTTTTTGGATGTCAAAAGCTGCAAAGGCTTTCAAAATTACACATGAAGAGACGGTTAAAAAATTACTGCCATTTGGGACAACATATTTGTACGAACAAGGCTTTTCCACTCTAATGAACATAAAAACGAAGAACAGAAATCGATTAAACGCCGAAGACTGTATTCAAATCGGTCTTACATCAAAAAGTCCCAATTTGGAAGCAATTGTATCGAACATGAAACAACATCATTTCTCCAAAACGTGA